The following proteins come from a genomic window of Gimesia chilikensis:
- a CDS encoding c-type cytochrome domain-containing protein — protein sequence MRNRFASLGMMLAAVFVATSVAVAEEKPIKPEKVDLGRPVSFEKDVFPILDANCIACHNVAKKEGSLVLENVEDLIKGGDSGASVVPGKPDDSYLYQVASRTEESFMPPLPNKVGAKALTPKEVWILRQWILEGAKSSGKSADAGVAWQSLPPGLNSIYSTALSPWARYAAVGRANRIAIYDLAAGSEVGVLNDPALLKLQKDGKPFYPQGAAHRDFVHSLAFNNDGSLLASGGYRVVKLWKKSLGNVVKKVDLPAAVTGIALNADRSVLAVATADNTVSLWKLPEGTKLVDLKGHTGAVQGLAFTPDRSKVVTSSADQSLRVWNAADGKQISTMKTPAVISALTVSKDGSQVIAGSANNSIYVWPMTIPAPKEGEKAPETPAPLFELKGHAKPVSSVKLVLPAGTQLVSGSEDGTVRVWDLAGKKQIRSISHGAPVTDVDISPDGKNLVSVSVNGTGKIWQLSDGKMLKEFRGDLSKERQLVLATETQTVTKQQVALADAAVKAADKNVKDREAELKKRNEELDAAKKALPEAKKKSDEAAQKLKAAQDELAKLIADHKKKGEDAVKAAAAQKVAADKAVADAEAKLKTTNEQNQQAIAAVQKEVDAAKKALDAANAIKPDPADKEGEQKKKDAVAKAQADFDAVQKKLTAAQQKKTNDEKTVTQAIQTAKQAVPKADAAVAAAKKLAESKPDTKAADKKVADADAAAKKEAEAVTAAEKKITSAERSVKVAESTLTKIKGQLTERTNEKTALDETAKKVDAALEEAKKQAAVLTPIKSVAFSEDGKQVVTGDDSQQVRLWSVESGKELDTLAGHTGAISAVAYTTRTTVASGSADKSILIQSIQPVWSLIAQLGADPKDPSKVGASPISNRALCLDFSPDGKLLAVGGGDPSRSGEVILFDVASGNVVKKLGDAHSDTVLGIRFSRSGKQILTGAADKFVKIFDVASGKFVKSFEGHTHHVLDVAWKADESTIVSAGADNVIKVWNIETGEQKRTISGYSKQVTSIAFMGLGDNIISGGGDKTVRMHTSSNGKNFRNLSGSTDYVYSVASSRDETVAIAGGEDGVLRVWDAKTGKLLHSFNPPPVPQEQQASAGK from the coding sequence ATGCGGAACCGGTTTGCCAGTTTAGGTATGATGTTGGCTGCAGTCTTTGTTGCCACCAGTGTGGCAGTGGCGGAAGAAAAGCCGATCAAACCAGAAAAAGTCGATTTAGGGCGTCCCGTCAGCTTTGAAAAGGACGTCTTTCCCATTCTGGATGCAAACTGCATCGCCTGTCATAACGTTGCCAAAAAAGAGGGCTCACTCGTTCTGGAAAACGTTGAAGACCTGATCAAAGGGGGCGACAGTGGTGCTTCCGTCGTTCCCGGTAAGCCGGACGACAGCTATCTCTATCAGGTTGCTTCCCGCACCGAAGAGAGCTTCATGCCGCCGCTGCCAAACAAAGTTGGTGCCAAGGCATTGACTCCTAAAGAAGTCTGGATTCTGCGTCAGTGGATTCTGGAAGGGGCTAAATCCAGCGGCAAGTCGGCTGATGCCGGAGTTGCCTGGCAGTCACTGCCCCCGGGATTGAACTCAATTTACAGTACCGCACTCTCACCCTGGGCCCGTTATGCAGCCGTAGGTCGGGCAAACCGAATTGCCATTTACGATCTGGCTGCTGGCAGTGAAGTCGGCGTCCTGAATGATCCGGCACTGTTGAAACTGCAGAAAGACGGTAAACCCTTCTATCCGCAGGGAGCCGCTCATCGTGACTTTGTTCATTCACTGGCATTTAACAACGATGGCAGCCTGCTCGCCTCAGGTGGGTATCGCGTTGTCAAGCTCTGGAAAAAATCACTGGGGAATGTGGTCAAAAAAGTAGATCTGCCTGCTGCTGTGACCGGGATTGCTCTCAATGCGGACCGCAGCGTTCTGGCAGTTGCAACCGCTGACAATACAGTTTCACTCTGGAAACTGCCTGAAGGAACGAAGCTGGTCGATCTCAAAGGGCACACAGGAGCCGTTCAGGGACTGGCTTTCACTCCTGATCGTTCTAAAGTTGTGACCTCTTCGGCTGATCAGAGCCTGCGGGTCTGGAATGCAGCCGATGGAAAACAGATCTCAACCATGAAAACACCTGCGGTAATCAGCGCCCTGACCGTCAGTAAAGACGGTTCACAGGTGATTGCCGGTAGTGCCAATAACAGCATTTACGTCTGGCCTATGACGATTCCTGCTCCCAAAGAAGGGGAGAAGGCTCCGGAAACACCGGCTCCCCTGTTTGAACTCAAAGGGCATGCAAAACCTGTCTCCTCAGTGAAACTGGTCCTGCCCGCTGGTACACAACTCGTTTCTGGTAGCGAAGACGGTACGGTGCGTGTCTGGGATCTGGCTGGTAAGAAGCAGATTCGTTCTATCAGCCATGGTGCTCCTGTAACTGATGTTGATATCAGTCCAGATGGGAAAAACCTTGTTTCTGTCTCAGTCAACGGTACCGGTAAAATCTGGCAGTTGAGTGATGGCAAAATGCTGAAAGAGTTCCGTGGAGACTTGAGTAAGGAACGTCAACTGGTACTGGCAACCGAAACACAGACCGTTACCAAACAGCAAGTGGCCCTGGCAGATGCCGCCGTCAAGGCAGCTGACAAGAATGTTAAGGACCGTGAAGCAGAGTTGAAAAAACGGAATGAAGAACTGGATGCTGCGAAAAAAGCACTTCCGGAAGCCAAAAAGAAATCCGATGAAGCTGCCCAGAAATTGAAAGCGGCTCAGGATGAACTGGCCAAGCTGATTGCTGATCATAAGAAGAAAGGTGAAGACGCTGTCAAAGCTGCGGCCGCTCAGAAGGTTGCTGCGGATAAAGCAGTTGCTGATGCAGAAGCCAAATTGAAAACGACTAATGAGCAGAATCAGCAGGCGATTGCCGCTGTTCAGAAAGAAGTCGATGCTGCCAAGAAGGCCCTGGATGCCGCTAATGCGATTAAACCCGATCCAGCGGATAAAGAAGGCGAGCAGAAAAAGAAGGACGCCGTCGCAAAAGCTCAGGCAGACTTCGACGCAGTTCAGAAAAAGCTGACAGCTGCTCAGCAGAAAAAGACCAACGATGAAAAGACCGTGACACAGGCAATCCAGACAGCCAAACAGGCTGTGCCAAAAGCAGATGCCGCGGTTGCTGCTGCGAAGAAACTGGCTGAGTCCAAGCCGGATACCAAAGCAGCCGATAAAAAAGTTGCTGATGCCGATGCTGCAGCCAAGAAAGAGGCTGAAGCAGTTACTGCAGCAGAAAAGAAGATTACCTCTGCAGAACGCTCGGTCAAAGTAGCTGAAAGCACTCTGACCAAAATTAAAGGTCAGCTTACGGAACGGACTAATGAAAAGACCGCCCTGGATGAAACAGCCAAGAAAGTCGATGCTGCCCTCGAAGAAGCGAAAAAACAGGCTGCTGTGCTGACGCCGATCAAGTCTGTCGCATTCTCTGAAGATGGGAAGCAGGTCGTCACCGGCGATGACAGCCAGCAGGTTCGACTGTGGAGTGTCGAGTCAGGTAAAGAGCTGGATACTCTCGCTGGTCACACTGGAGCGATTTCTGCTGTTGCTTACACAACACGGACCACTGTCGCTTCCGGGAGTGCTGATAAGAGCATTCTGATCCAGAGCATTCAACCTGTCTGGTCTCTGATTGCTCAGCTGGGAGCCGATCCCAAAGATCCCAGCAAAGTAGGCGCTTCCCCCATTTCCAATCGCGCACTCTGTCTGGATTTCAGCCCGGATGGCAAACTGCTGGCCGTCGGTGGGGGAGATCCGTCACGAAGTGGTGAGGTCATCCTGTTTGATGTCGCCTCCGGCAATGTGGTGAAAAAACTGGGAGATGCTCATAGTGATACTGTTTTGGGAATCCGCTTCTCCCGTTCTGGAAAGCAGATACTTACTGGGGCTGCTGATAAGTTTGTCAAAATCTTTGATGTCGCATCCGGGAAATTCGTGAAATCATTCGAAGGTCATACCCACCATGTGCTGGACGTGGCCTGGAAAGCGGATGAATCCACAATCGTGAGTGCGGGTGCAGATAACGTGATCAAAGTCTGGAATATCGAGACCGGCGAACAGAAGCGTACGATTTCAGGTTATTCCAAGCAGGTCACCTCAATCGCATTTATGGGACTGGGTGACAACATCATCAGCGGTGGCGGAGATAAGACCGTGCGAATGCACACCTCATCGAATGGCAAAAATTTCCGTAACCTCAGTGGATCCACCGATTACGTTTACAGCGTCGCATCCAGCCGGGATGAAACGGTTGCGATTGCCGGTGGTGAAGATGGCGTACTACGGGTCTGGGATGCTAAAACGGGTAAACTGCTCCACAGCTTTAATCCGCCTCCCGTTCCTCAGGAACAGCAGGCCAGTGCCGGCAAATAA
- a CDS encoding SpoIIE family protein phosphatase, with the protein MATLVMLQAGQAVSYSLSGDEMVIGRHPDCQIQLDSNMVSRRHAQVVGDGDQFFVEDLGSGNGTFVNGKKIDGRTLLAHEDRLKVGPILFRFESDNKAGAKKSSAMMQVDSGFDIGFATDEDGGAGATIMGAVSGVGGFGGLDVRPEAKLKAVIEISRSLAGTVDLEKLLPQILTTLFHIFPAADRGCILLKDEESGEMVPRAFKHRREGEDATVKLSRTIVNKVLEEKTGILSADAASDSQFDASESISNLSIRSMMCVPMLGLSEEPIGIINIDTQNPLQQFQEEDLDLLMSVAGQAALSYEGARLMNSYLEKQKQDNEMNIARGVQQGLLPSSVPEVDGYEFFASYHSAQAVGGDYYDIFELPDGKIGLSFGDVAGKGVPGAMIMARMSSCVQHTMRFLHEVGPAVEAINDHMCDSAVEGRFVTYVLAILDPQTHHISLVNAGHMSPMILKPDGSIDEFPEDSIGVPIGVMEGFPFEVVERDLAPGEIVVLFTDGVDEAMNPEGELYTLDRMREFIKANREKNAAELGQALLADVRRHANGRPQNDDITIMTFGRVS; encoded by the coding sequence ATGGCGACTCTAGTCATGCTACAGGCGGGCCAGGCGGTCTCTTATTCCCTTTCGGGTGATGAGATGGTGATTGGCAGGCATCCTGACTGCCAGATCCAGCTTGATTCCAATATGGTTTCCCGCCGACATGCTCAGGTTGTCGGTGATGGCGATCAGTTTTTCGTTGAAGACCTGGGCAGTGGAAACGGGACTTTCGTTAACGGTAAAAAGATTGACGGAAGGACCCTGCTGGCACACGAGGATCGTCTGAAAGTCGGTCCGATTCTATTCCGCTTCGAATCAGATAACAAAGCGGGCGCGAAAAAGTCCTCGGCCATGATGCAGGTCGACAGCGGCTTTGATATCGGTTTTGCCACTGATGAAGATGGTGGCGCCGGTGCCACCATTATGGGGGCGGTATCCGGAGTCGGCGGATTCGGGGGGCTCGATGTGCGTCCCGAGGCCAAGCTGAAGGCGGTCATTGAGATCAGCCGCAGCCTGGCAGGAACTGTGGATCTGGAAAAACTGCTGCCGCAGATCCTGACCACCCTGTTTCATATTTTCCCAGCTGCCGACCGGGGCTGTATCCTGCTCAAGGATGAAGAGTCAGGAGAGATGGTTCCCCGTGCGTTCAAGCATCGCCGCGAAGGCGAAGATGCAACTGTCAAGCTGAGTCGGACGATTGTAAATAAAGTACTTGAGGAGAAAACAGGTATCCTGTCGGCCGATGCAGCCAGCGATTCCCAGTTTGACGCCAGTGAGTCTATTTCGAATCTGTCGATTCGCTCCATGATGTGTGTACCCATGCTGGGGCTGTCGGAAGAGCCGATCGGGATTATCAACATTGATACGCAGAATCCGCTGCAGCAGTTTCAGGAAGAAGATCTGGACCTGCTGATGTCAGTTGCTGGTCAGGCAGCATTATCTTATGAAGGTGCCCGGCTGATGAACTCCTATCTGGAGAAACAGAAGCAGGACAACGAGATGAACATCGCTCGCGGGGTACAGCAGGGGTTGTTGCCCAGTTCGGTGCCGGAAGTGGACGGGTATGAGTTCTTCGCGTCCTATCATTCCGCACAGGCCGTAGGTGGTGACTATTATGACATCTTCGAGCTTCCGGATGGGAAGATCGGGCTCTCCTTCGGTGATGTCGCTGGTAAAGGGGTCCCCGGGGCAATGATCATGGCTCGTATGTCGAGCTGCGTGCAGCACACAATGCGCTTTCTGCATGAAGTCGGACCTGCGGTGGAAGCAATTAACGACCACATGTGCGACAGTGCTGTCGAGGGACGTTTTGTGACCTACGTACTCGCAATTCTAGATCCCCAGACGCATCACATTTCGCTGGTCAACGCAGGGCATATGTCCCCCATGATTCTGAAGCCGGATGGTTCGATTGATGAGTTTCCGGAAGACAGTATCGGCGTCCCGATTGGTGTGATGGAAGGCTTTCCGTTTGAAGTGGTCGAACGGGATCTGGCACCAGGCGAGATTGTGGTCCTGTTTACTGACGGCGTAGATGAAGCGATGAATCCGGAAGGGGAATTATACACCCTGGACCGGATGCGGGAGTTCATAAAGGCCAATCGTGAAAAGAATGCTGCTGAACTGGGGCAGGCACTGCTGGCTGATGTCCGCCGGCATGCGAATGGTCGCCCCCAGAATGACGATATTACTATCATGACTTTCGGGCGTGTTTCCTGA
- a CDS encoding RNA polymerase sigma factor produces the protein MNEEDAALVQSCLEGNRAEMRAFVARFQSSIFGLCYRMLGHRQDAEDVAQEVFVRAFRSLHQWDPARTLKPWLLTIAANRCRTFLSQRSRRPVPAEFASELAVSQSSEELQDLGEELQNAISQLREDHRTCFILFHQENLSCQEIGEVLERPEGTIKTWLHRSRQELASTLRQRGIVPEVRHESR, from the coding sequence GTGAACGAAGAAGATGCGGCACTGGTCCAAAGTTGCCTGGAAGGTAATAGGGCGGAGATGCGCGCGTTCGTAGCACGGTTTCAGAGTTCCATCTTTGGCTTGTGCTATCGGATGCTGGGGCATCGTCAGGACGCGGAGGATGTCGCTCAGGAAGTCTTCGTCCGCGCTTTTCGCAGCCTGCATCAGTGGGATCCTGCCAGGACTTTAAAACCCTGGTTACTGACAATCGCTGCCAATCGTTGTCGGACGTTCCTCAGCCAACGGTCCCGTCGACCTGTCCCTGCTGAATTTGCATCGGAACTGGCCGTCAGTCAGTCGTCTGAAGAGCTGCAGGACCTGGGAGAAGAACTTCAGAATGCCATCAGTCAGCTGCGGGAAGACCACCGTACCTGCTTTATTCTGTTTCACCAGGAAAATTTGAGTTGTCAGGAGATTGGAGAAGTGCTGGAACGTCCGGAAGGGACCATCAAAACCTGGCTGCATCGATCTCGTCAGGAACTGGCATCTACCTTAAGGCAACGTGGAATTGTACCAGAGGTCAGACATGAATCTCGTTGA
- a CDS encoding glucuronate isomerase, whose translation MPDQLSKRIFAELESLVLIDPHTHINPHAAASTTLADIMGYHYYTELAHSAGLPKEQIEEPGLDPKEKVGRLVKQLVDLDNTIQLSWLMDICSEFFGFEEEAITEDNWEKLYDTAAEKMAQPDWEQQVLKQSGLEQVFLTNDFDDPLEGFDTNLYIPCLRTDDLVFHLGKSETRERLAKATNLDIGCAHTLRDAIAKLFEHFTSRGARACAISLPPDFSPTAVMPEEADAVVRSLYAGNELSCDESKLVSQYVFWTLAEYCAVHSLPFDLMIGVNRRVYEAGVYQGQDLYDKRTSLIQYKELFNAFPNVTFPVSVLTSTSNQELVSYSWIFPNVVINGHWWYSNTPAFITFDCKSRLEAVPKTKQIGYYSDMYKLEFALPKFRMYRRVLANVLASDFVIGRGWSEERAIELGKLVLRGNVETIFGR comes from the coding sequence ATGCCTGATCAACTGAGCAAGCGTATTTTCGCCGAATTAGAGAGTCTCGTTCTGATCGACCCTCATACCCATATTAATCCCCATGCAGCCGCCTCAACCACGCTGGCCGATATCATGGGATATCACTATTACACCGAACTGGCCCACTCTGCCGGACTTCCCAAGGAGCAGATTGAAGAGCCGGGACTGGATCCGAAAGAAAAAGTCGGTCGACTGGTCAAGCAACTGGTGGATCTGGACAATACCATTCAGCTCAGCTGGTTAATGGACATCTGCAGTGAATTCTTCGGTTTTGAAGAAGAAGCGATCACTGAAGACAACTGGGAAAAACTATACGACACTGCTGCTGAGAAGATGGCACAGCCAGACTGGGAACAGCAGGTTCTCAAGCAAAGTGGTCTTGAGCAGGTCTTCCTGACGAACGATTTCGACGATCCGTTAGAGGGTTTCGATACGAATCTGTATATCCCCTGTCTGCGGACAGATGATCTGGTGTTTCACTTAGGTAAAAGCGAAACACGCGAACGCCTGGCAAAAGCCACAAACCTGGATATCGGTTGCGCCCACACACTCCGCGATGCGATCGCCAAACTGTTTGAACATTTCACATCCCGGGGCGCCCGTGCCTGTGCGATCTCACTGCCTCCCGATTTCTCTCCGACAGCAGTCATGCCCGAAGAAGCGGATGCCGTCGTTCGCTCGCTGTATGCAGGTAATGAACTGAGCTGTGATGAATCGAAGCTGGTCAGCCAGTATGTTTTCTGGACGCTTGCTGAATATTGTGCCGTCCACAGCCTGCCTTTCGATCTGATGATCGGCGTCAATCGCCGGGTTTATGAAGCCGGCGTTTACCAGGGACAGGATCTGTACGACAAACGGACTTCACTGATTCAGTACAAAGAACTGTTCAATGCCTTCCCCAATGTGACATTCCCGGTATCGGTGCTGACCAGTACCAGCAACCAGGAACTGGTCAGTTACAGCTGGATTTTCCCGAACGTAGTCATCAACGGACACTGGTGGTATTCAAACACACCGGCGTTCATTACGTTTGACTGTAAGAGCCGACTGGAAGCCGTTCCCAAAACCAAGCAGATTGGCTATTACAGCGATATGTACAAGCTGGAATTCGCACTTCCCAAATTCCGCATGTATCGCCGCGTTCTCGCGAATGTACTGGCCAGTGATTTTGTGATCGGCCGCGGCTGGTCAGAAGAGCGGGCCATCGAACTCGGAAAACTGGTTCTGAGAGGTAACGTCGAGACCATTTTTGGTCGTTAA
- a CDS encoding DUF3352 domain-containing protein has protein sequence MPALLLSLLCCLSDRTAFASRPLSQLVDQKAGLYLEATQLDQHIKQFLHSQLASRFRETDVFQHWLRSQDVKNLKQGLTQLETLTQRPLLPLLRDLFGESVGLAVFNNGPDQNPSILLLTDVKDPAATRALFADWFQKTGVKVSESTHLDIPCFTASQQTADAEKASPGIHYTFLEQTLILSENENLLHSSVALFAALQEGKPLKEQNCLYNLKMYQRARAVLADDVTGSAFLNPRAWDEFIKPPRNEVEQGIVNWWQKTGALIAGLHLKNTLALETVILFNSEVIDLPLLNILQTSASTPDPYTLIPQKALAVMAGQLNLQLLTQKFVDFYAQKHPEKWKKIHAASVGLLGGLDPITDIASALGPNVLFYSVPRQQLSFDAISFDGLIAMQLSPPENASSSSEKSRYHLALENVAHFLMNSVLVQHNTDAKHKDEPAILKVEDHDLYHLRWIDHLGPYQPAYGISDQQLVLASSPDLVREFFTLKSEDSLAALPLFQSWKETFFQEEKQLCFLNISSIRTFIEQNSDFLAEQLSRQQDSDLAKGKSKLAGLKSLLESFDGVFLAAGLQKTQVRIVIGLGSLSPTR, from the coding sequence GTGCCAGCCCTCCTCCTGAGTCTACTCTGTTGTCTTTCCGACCGTACAGCCTTCGCCTCCCGGCCGCTCAGTCAACTCGTCGATCAGAAAGCAGGGCTGTATCTTGAAGCCACACAGCTGGATCAACATATAAAGCAGTTCCTGCATTCCCAGCTCGCATCTCGCTTTCGTGAGACAGATGTCTTCCAGCACTGGCTTCGCAGCCAGGATGTGAAAAACCTGAAACAGGGCCTCACTCAGCTGGAAACATTGACTCAACGCCCGTTACTTCCCCTGCTACGGGATCTCTTCGGAGAATCGGTTGGCCTGGCAGTATTTAATAACGGCCCGGATCAGAATCCCTCCATATTGCTATTAACCGATGTTAAGGATCCCGCTGCAACCCGTGCTCTGTTTGCAGACTGGTTTCAAAAGACAGGCGTTAAAGTGTCGGAATCAACTCATCTTGATATTCCCTGCTTTACTGCCAGCCAACAAACGGCGGATGCCGAGAAGGCATCTCCTGGGATCCATTATACGTTTCTGGAACAAACTCTGATTCTCTCTGAAAATGAAAACCTGCTCCACTCCAGTGTCGCACTCTTTGCCGCTTTGCAGGAGGGGAAACCTCTTAAGGAGCAGAACTGCCTCTACAATCTCAAGATGTACCAGCGAGCGCGTGCAGTGCTCGCTGATGATGTCACAGGTTCCGCCTTCCTGAACCCACGGGCCTGGGATGAATTTATCAAACCTCCGCGCAATGAAGTCGAACAGGGAATTGTTAACTGGTGGCAGAAAACCGGTGCACTGATCGCAGGTCTGCATCTGAAAAACACACTCGCCCTGGAGACCGTGATTCTGTTCAATTCCGAAGTGATCGATCTGCCGCTGCTCAATATTCTGCAGACTTCAGCCAGCACTCCGGATCCCTACACGCTGATTCCACAGAAGGCCCTGGCGGTGATGGCTGGCCAGCTGAATTTGCAATTGTTGACGCAAAAGTTTGTCGATTTCTATGCCCAGAAACACCCGGAAAAGTGGAAAAAAATTCATGCGGCCAGTGTTGGCCTGCTGGGTGGGCTGGATCCGATTACCGATATTGCCAGTGCCCTGGGACCTAACGTCCTGTTTTATTCGGTTCCTCGCCAGCAACTTTCCTTCGATGCGATCTCATTCGACGGTCTGATCGCCATGCAGCTCTCTCCTCCTGAGAATGCATCATCCTCATCAGAAAAATCCAGATATCATCTGGCTCTCGAAAATGTAGCCCACTTCCTGATGAACAGCGTGCTTGTCCAGCACAATACGGATGCGAAGCACAAGGATGAACCAGCGATTCTCAAGGTGGAAGATCATGATTTATATCATCTACGCTGGATCGACCACCTGGGACCTTACCAGCCCGCTTACGGCATCAGTGATCAACAACTGGTCCTAGCCAGTTCCCCGGATCTCGTCCGCGAATTTTTCACCTTGAAGTCCGAGGACAGTCTTGCAGCGCTGCCCCTGTTTCAATCCTGGAAGGAGACTTTTTTCCAGGAAGAGAAACAGCTTTGCTTCCTGAACATTTCTTCGATTCGCACTTTCATCGAACAGAATTCCGATTTTCTGGCGGAACAACTCTCAAGACAACAGGACAGTGACCTGGCCAAGGGAAAAAGCAAGCTGGCAGGGCTCAAAAGCCTGCTGGAGTCATTCGATGGAGTCTTTCTGGCGGCAGGACTCCAGAAAACACAGGTCCGGATCGTCATCGGTCTGGGATCACTCTCACCGACACGGTGA
- a CDS encoding SpoIIE family protein phosphatase, which translates to MSASLFLQNNGSSSRLEITGEQMTLGRHPDCDICLKSNTVSRYHARISVLDEERFELEDLGSGNGTFVNNQPVNDPVLLHSGDQISIGPFLLEFSSDAEYEAEQHEGLLTAYGLIPSLKNVSVKPPAVDKSTILRSSGSNDDFDQYQIKPEIKLKAILEISRTIATASDLDMMAERVLEGLFHIFPAADRGCILLHDRSNQRFLPKAVRHRRDDDQEALQLSRTVLKTVIDNKTGVLSADAANDERFEKSESVSTLTIRSILCAPMLGLDGSVIGIINLDTQLAGQMFSNDDLELLMVIASQTALSYESARLMISHVEKQRYDNEMEIAARVQKGLLPAKIPEVPGYEFFVSYEAARAVGGDYYDLIQTEDDLVWFALGDVAGKGVPASLVMSRVCSAVRSTVEFVPDVADAVHRVNHHIDEAAHDGRFITFILGQIRLSRDLVTFVNAGHLEPLLLQADGTLRELSADQPSIPLGVMDDYEYEALTHVLQPGEQLILYTDGVTEAMNEDRELFGIERLKSAILESAASPAERGPQILQAVKQFVGQHEQYDDLTLVIIGKSAAQ; encoded by the coding sequence ATGTCCGCCAGTCTGTTTTTGCAAAATAACGGCAGTTCGTCCAGGCTGGAGATAACGGGCGAGCAGATGACGCTTGGTCGTCATCCGGATTGTGATATCTGTCTCAAGTCAAATACGGTTTCGCGTTATCATGCGAGAATTTCCGTGCTTGATGAGGAACGCTTCGAACTGGAAGATCTGGGAAGTGGTAACGGCACGTTTGTGAACAACCAGCCGGTTAACGATCCAGTGCTGTTACATTCCGGAGATCAGATCTCGATAGGTCCCTTTCTGCTGGAATTCTCCAGTGATGCCGAGTACGAAGCCGAGCAGCATGAGGGGCTCTTGACCGCTTACGGTTTGATACCTTCATTAAAAAATGTCTCCGTGAAGCCCCCGGCAGTCGATAAGAGTACGATCCTGCGTTCCAGCGGTTCAAATGACGATTTTGATCAATACCAGATCAAACCAGAAATCAAGCTGAAGGCGATCCTGGAAATCAGCCGTACGATTGCGACGGCCTCTGACCTGGATATGATGGCCGAACGGGTACTTGAGGGGTTGTTTCATATTTTTCCGGCAGCGGATCGGGGCTGTATTCTACTGCATGACAGAAGCAATCAACGGTTTTTGCCAAAAGCGGTTCGCCATCGCAGAGATGACGATCAGGAAGCGCTGCAGCTCAGCCGCACAGTGCTCAAAACGGTCATCGATAATAAAACCGGGGTGCTTTCTGCCGATGCGGCGAATGATGAACGCTTTGAAAAAAGCGAATCCGTTTCAACACTCACGATTCGCTCGATTCTGTGTGCCCCGATGCTGGGATTAGACGGGAGTGTGATTGGAATCATCAACCTCGATACTCAGCTGGCAGGTCAGATGTTTTCCAATGATGACCTGGAGCTCCTGATGGTCATCGCCAGCCAGACGGCTCTCTCTTATGAGAGTGCCCGGTTGATGATCTCGCATGTAGAAAAGCAGCGTTACGATAACGAAATGGAAATTGCGGCCCGTGTCCAGAAAGGACTGCTGCCAGCCAAGATTCCCGAAGTTCCCGGCTATGAATTCTTCGTGTCATACGAAGCAGCACGGGCTGTCGGCGGTGACTACTACGACCTGATCCAGACCGAGGATGATCTCGTCTGGTTTGCATTGGGAGATGTGGCCGGTAAGGGAGTCCCGGCTTCGCTGGTAATGTCCCGCGTCTGCAGTGCGGTACGCAGCACTGTGGAGTTTGTGCCAGATGTTGCCGATGCGGTACACCGCGTAAATCATCATATTGATGAGGCGGCACATGATGGTCGCTTTATCACGTTTATTCTGGGTCAAATCAGGCTCAGCCGGGATCTGGTGACCTTCGTCAACGCAGGACATCTGGAGCCACTGTTGCTGCAGGCTGATGGGACTCTTCGCGAACTTTCAGCCGATCAGCCAAGTATTCCACTGGGTGTGATGGATGACTACGAATACGAGGCTTTGACCCATGTGCTGCAACCGGGAGAACAATTGATTCTGTATACCGACGGTGTCACAGAGGCGATGAATGAGGATCGAGAGCTCTTCGGAATCGAACGCCTCAAGTCTGCGATACTTGAGTCGGCAGCGAGTCCTGCTGAGCGAGGTCCTCAGATTCTACAGGCCGTAAAACAGTTTGTCGGTCAGCACGAACAGTATGACGATCTCACGCTGGTAATCATCGGCAAGTCTGCCGCGCAATAA